In Macaca fascicularis isolate 582-1 chromosome X, T2T-MFA8v1.1, one DNA window encodes the following:
- the RPA4 gene encoding replication protein A 30 kDa subunit yields MSNSGFGSYGSISAADGGSGGSDQLCERDAAPAIKTQRPKVRIQDVVPCNVNQLLSSTVFDTVFKVRGIIVSQVSIVGVIRGAEKASNHICYKIDDMTAKPIEARQWFGREKVKQVTPLSVGAYVKVFGILKCPTGTKTLEVLKIHVLEDMNEFTVHILETVNAHMMLDKARRDTTVESVPVFPSEVDDAGDNDESHRSFIRDEVLRLIHECPQQEGKSIYELQAQLCDLSLKAIKEAIEYLTVEGHIYPTVDQEHFKSAD; encoded by the coding sequence ATGAGTAACAGTGGGTTTGGGAGCTATGGCAGCATTTCTGCTGCTGATGGAGGGAGTGGAGGCAGTGACCAACTGTGTGAGAGAGATGCAGCTCCTGCTATTAAGACCCAAAGACCTAAGGTCCGAATTCAGGACGTTGTACCGTGTAATGTGAACCAGCTTCTCAGCTCTACTGTGTTTGACACTGTGTTCAAGGTTAGGGGAATTATAGTTTCCCAGGTCTCCATCGTGGGGGTAATCAGAGGGGCAGAGAAGGCTTCAAATCACATTTGTTACAAAATTGATGATATGACTGCGAAACCAATCGAGGCCCGACAGTGGTTTGGTAGAGAAAAAGTCAAGCAAGTGACTCCACTGTCAGTCGGAGCATATGTCAAAGTGTTTGGTATCCTCAAATGTCCCACGGGAACAAAGACCCTTGAGGTATTGAAAATTCATGTCCTAGAGGACATGAACGAGTTCACTGTGCATATTCTGGAAACGGTCAATGCACACATGATGCTGGATAAAGCCCGTCGTGATACCACTGTAGAAAGTGTGCCTGTGTTTCCATCGGAAGTGGATGATGCTGGGGATAACGATGAGAGTCACCGCAGTTTCATCCGGGACGAAGTGCTGCGTTTGATTCATGAGTGTCCTCAACAGGAAGGGAAGAGCATCTATGAGCTCCAGGCTCAGCTCTGCGACCTTAGCCTCAAGGCCATCAAGGAAGCGATTGAATATCTGACGGTCGAGGGCCACATCTATCCCACTGTGGATCAGGAGCATTTTAAGTCTGCTGATTGA